From the genome of Gopherus evgoodei ecotype Sinaloan lineage chromosome 5, rGopEvg1_v1.p, whole genome shotgun sequence, one region includes:
- the LOC115652209 gene encoding uncharacterized protein LOC115652209, whose product MPRKKAVAPLSSLCLGNVARHMQSVWVKDYSENYLDEYQFRYVMGPFNELAGCLVQDLLQLLGKSRRLSRAALHLLLLPHLTELSLRSCPGLVSNAITQLITVRCKNLSSLDLKGCSRVQTAALVDLLEGLPRLSKLGLAETQANTQVLAAVGSCCRRLRELDVSHCQKVAPDSLLHLAYDQTESALCSPALRVLLAQGIEPKAPGQDLVRALAFLLLALPSLEFLANSHLREALCLIHTQQFSGAQGLLGFPSLEELARRRQGAHAAGGDSWLTLPLRRVEEVEEPFLPIFCSVCPEVAEAAVSLSDGPGTSWGSLAWSRLTQLTVHCTGHRGRGLAEMLPMAQGLGAQLQSLSLHGFSYDDEFSFCALLNCCCNLAAFSSHLSAPTGPMRPADAVPNGEPAAEPQNWELDLLCHPFPKLRHFSLGLASSCEPLPSQHATVLRASLASLLSRSPRLETLALLSIPFSLDSVFQKVLAAPGAALGNLRELSLAESLVSSPTLHCLLALDNGLSSLNLTGCPAVHRRDYDQLLRTVHRERLELDITWQ is encoded by the exons CAGGAAGAAAGCCGTAGCACCGCTGAGCAGCTTGTGCCTGGGCAATGTGGCCAGGCACATGCAGAGCGTGTGGGTGAAGGATTACAGCGAGAACTACCTCGACGAGTACCAGTTCCGCTACGTCATGGGGCCCTTCAACGAGCTGG CCGGCTGCTTAGTCCAGGACCTGCTCCAGCTACTGGGCAAGAGTCGGCGCCTGTCGCGGGCCGCGCTccacctgctgctcctgccccacctgACGGAGCTGAGCCTGCGCTCCTGTCCGGGCCTGGTCAGCAACGCCATCACCCAGCTGATCACGGTGCGCTGCAAG AACTTGTCCTCCCTGGACCTCAAGGGCTGCAGCCGGGTGCAGACGGCCGCGCTGGTGGACCTGCTGGAAGGCCTGCCACGTCTGAGCAAGCTGGGCCTGGCGGAGACGCAGGCCAACACGCAGGTGCTGGCGGCTGTGGGCTCCTGCTGCCGGCGCCTGCGGGAGCTGGACGTCTCGCACTGCCAGAAGGTGGCGCCGGACTCCCTGCTGCACCTGGCTTATGACCAGACCGAGAGTGCCCTGTGCAGCCCCGCGCTGCgggtgctgctggcccaggggatAGAGCCCAAGGCCCCCGGCCAGGACTTGGTCAGAGCCCTGGCCTTTCTGCTGCTGGCTCTGCCCAGCCTGGAgttcctggccaacagccacctgAGGGAGGCCCTGTGTCTCATTCACACGCAGCAGTTCAGCGGCGCGCAGGGCTTGCTGGGATTCCCCTCGCTGGAGGAGCTGGCCCGGCGCAGACAGGGTGCCCATGCAGCCGGGGGCGACTCCTGGCTCACGCTGCCACTCAGGcgggtggaggaggtggaggagccctTCCTCCCCATCTTCTGCTCCGTGTGCCCGGAGGTGGCGGAGGCAGCCGTGTCTCTCAGCGACGGccctggcaccagctggggcagcCTGGCCTGGAGCCGCCTCACCCAGCTCACCGTGCACTGCACGGGGCACCGGGGGCGGGGGCTGGCCGAGATGCTTCCCATGGCTCAGGgcctgggagcccagctgcagtCCCTCTCCCTCCACGGCTTCTCTTACGATGACGAGTTTTCCTTCTGCGCcctgctgaactgctgctgcaaCCTCGCCGCCTTCAGCAGCCACCTGAGCGCCCCCACGGGGCCCATGCGGCCGGCTGACGCTGTACCCAATGGGGAGCCTGCCGCAGAGCCGCAGAACTGGGAGCTGGACCTGctctgccaccccttccccaagctcCGGCATTTCAGCTTGGGCCTGGCCAGCTCGTGTGagcctctcccttcccagcatgCCACTGTCCTGCGGGCGAGCCTGGCCTCGCTACTCAGCCGCTCCCCCCGCCTGGAgacgctggccctgctcagcatcCCCTTCTCCCTGGACAGCGTGTTCCAGAAGGTGCTGGCTGCCCCCGGCGCCGCCCTCGGCAATCTGCGGGAGCTGTCGCTGGCCGAGAGCCTGGTGTCCAGCCCGACCCTGCACTGCCTGCTGGCCCTGGACAATGGGCTCAGCTCCCTGAACCTGACCGGCTGCCCAGCCGTCCACCGCCGCGACTACGACCAGCTGCTCCGCACCGTCCACAGGGAGAGGCTGGAGCTGGACATCACATGGCAGTGA